A genomic region of Deinococcus sp. KSM4-11 contains the following coding sequences:
- a CDS encoding YkgJ family cysteine cluster protein — translation MTDPFQPPPGTPQRSTLVRDCTACGACCAAPDIAALRKPLGVPCVHLGADCRCGIYTMRPQVCRNYAPDWVCSEVAPLPTLDARIRRFLEIYGLQDELTE, via the coding sequence GTGACCGACCCGTTCCAGCCCCCGCCGGGCACGCCCCAACGCAGCACGCTGGTGCGGGACTGTACGGCGTGCGGTGCGTGCTGCGCGGCTCCGGACATCGCTGCGCTGCGCAAACCGCTGGGTGTGCCGTGCGTGCACCTGGGAGCCGACTGCCGGTGCGGCATCTACACCATGCGGCCGCAGGTCTGTCGCAACTACGCGCCGGACTGGGTCTGCAGTGAGGTCGCCCCCCTGCCGACGCTGGACGCCCGCATCCGGCGGTTTCTGGAGATCTACGGCCTACAGGACGAGCTGACCGAGTAA
- the chrA gene encoding chromate efflux transporter — MRVLEVFVVFLRLGLTSFGGPVAHLGYFRTEVVTRRAWLSEAGYADVVALAQFLPGPASSQTGFAVGLLRAGWPGALAAWLGFTAPSALLMLAFAVGVGNLGDVGAAGSLAGLKVAAVAIVAQAVAGMWSSLVTDRVRVALALGVAALLVVLPGAVWQVLALLACGLIGWRFLPSAHATAGHLPTVPVSRMTGLLLIGLCGAGLLALPLLAPLSGGWALLEATYRAGALVFGGGHVVLPLLEAGFVPRFLTHGTFIAGYGAANAVPGPLFTFATYLGAAQHALSPVLGALLATVGVFLPGLLLMAGALPFWSALSAQPAARAALAGVNAGVVGLLLAALYSPVFTGAVRGPRDLAVALAAYAALTAGRLPAWIVVLGCALLGQLVL; from the coding sequence ATGCGCGTGCTGGAAGTCTTCGTGGTGTTCCTGCGGCTGGGCCTCACGAGTTTCGGGGGGCCGGTGGCCCACCTGGGGTACTTCCGCACGGAGGTCGTGACGCGCCGCGCGTGGCTGAGCGAGGCCGGCTACGCCGATGTGGTGGCCCTGGCGCAGTTCCTGCCCGGCCCGGCGAGTTCCCAGACGGGCTTCGCCGTCGGCCTGCTGCGGGCAGGCTGGCCAGGGGCGCTGGCCGCGTGGTTGGGCTTCACCGCGCCGAGCGCACTGCTCATGCTGGCCTTCGCGGTGGGCGTGGGGAACCTGGGTGATGTGGGCGCGGCCGGGTCGCTGGCCGGCCTGAAGGTTGCGGCGGTGGCGATCGTGGCGCAGGCCGTGGCAGGCATGTGGAGCAGTCTGGTCACGGATCGTGTGCGGGTCGCCCTGGCCCTGGGCGTGGCCGCGCTGCTGGTCGTGCTGCCCGGGGCGGTCTGGCAGGTGCTGGCCCTGCTGGCCTGCGGTCTGATCGGGTGGCGGTTCCTGCCGTCCGCTCACGCGACCGCAGGGCACCTGCCCACGGTGCCGGTGTCCCGCATGACCGGGTTGCTCCTGATCGGACTGTGCGGAGCCGGGCTGCTCGCATTGCCCCTCCTGGCCCCGCTGTCTGGCGGCTGGGCCCTGCTGGAGGCCACGTACCGCGCGGGCGCGCTGGTGTTCGGGGGTGGACACGTGGTGCTGCCGCTGCTGGAGGCGGGCTTTGTCCCGCGCTTCCTGACGCACGGGACGTTCATCGCCGGGTATGGAGCGGCGAACGCCGTGCCGGGGCCGCTGTTCACCTTCGCCACCTACCTGGGCGCGGCCCAGCACGCACTCTCCCCTGTACTGGGCGCGCTGCTCGCGACGGTGGGCGTGTTCCTGCCGGGCCTGCTGCTGATGGCGGGCGCCCTGCCGTTCTGGTCGGCGCTGTCGGCCCAGCCGGCCGCGCGCGCGGCCCTGGCGGGTGTGAATGCGGGCGTGGTGGGGCTGCTGCTCGCAGCGCTGTACTCGCCGGTCTTCACGGGCGCCGTGCGGGGGCCGCGTGACCTGGCCGTGGCGCTCGCGGCCTACGCGGCGCTCACGGCGGGACGGCTGCCAGCGTGGATCGTGGTGCTGGGCTGCGCGTTACTCGGTCAGCTCGTCCTGTAG
- a CDS encoding acyl-ACP desaturase, whose product MADILPPDTLIDRPPTPAGLLSNKEKDRLIERGFLGLYRWYTARSQETRNWNADRSFEWRTMGRDLPPELVTVIQGFFAVEQYAPDFTSSLIHLVRRSHGRSHFQMRWGSEEEKHADAWENALLFSGQRSPAYIEEYKHRLKSQTWELPFPDAIHNLVYTVFQERATQLNYLNMMKIAQGKSDKPALQGVQDAVLAKVAQTIAVDEAAHYNFFLEGVRMYLYYYPQQTLEAMKAIIGQFSMPAATLIPDWQQFQETVYRAGIYGPRDFQRDVMQVAFRNLGVESRKALEEGIRKTREVPDYEGYNPRTTAIWDTFDYGQVEGDVKRLHLKIGEYEKEIGFDEFDPTVFVENPEVPGRGHPQPGGQAADD is encoded by the coding sequence GTGGCCGATATCCTGCCGCCCGACACCTTGATCGACCGCCCGCCCACCCCGGCCGGGCTGCTCAGCAACAAGGAAAAAGACCGCCTGATCGAACGCGGTTTCCTGGGTCTGTACCGCTGGTACACCGCCCGCAGCCAGGAAACGCGCAACTGGAATGCCGACCGCTCCTTCGAGTGGCGAACCATGGGCCGCGATCTGCCGCCGGAACTCGTGACGGTCATCCAGGGCTTTTTTGCCGTGGAGCAGTACGCGCCGGACTTCACCAGCAGCCTGATCCACCTAGTGCGGCGCAGCCACGGCCGCTCGCACTTCCAGATGCGCTGGGGCAGTGAGGAGGAGAAGCATGCCGACGCCTGGGAGAACGCCCTGCTGTTCAGCGGCCAGCGCAGCCCCGCGTACATCGAGGAGTACAAGCACCGCCTGAAATCCCAGACGTGGGAACTGCCCTTCCCGGACGCGATCCACAACCTCGTGTACACGGTATTCCAGGAGCGGGCCACGCAATTGAACTACCTGAACATGATGAAGATCGCGCAGGGCAAAAGCGACAAGCCCGCGCTCCAGGGCGTGCAGGACGCCGTGCTGGCCAAGGTCGCGCAGACCATCGCGGTCGACGAGGCCGCGCACTACAACTTCTTCCTGGAAGGCGTACGGATGTACCTGTACTACTATCCGCAGCAGACGCTAGAAGCCATGAAGGCCATCATCGGGCAGTTCTCGATGCCCGCCGCCACGCTGATTCCGGACTGGCAGCAGTTCCAGGAAACCGTGTACCGCGCTGGCATCTACGGCCCCCGCGACTTCCAGCGGGACGTGATGCAGGTCGCGTTCCGGAACCTGGGCGTGGAGAGCCGCAAGGCGCTGGAGGAAGGCATCCGCAAGACGCGCGAGGTGCCGGATTACGAGGGCTACAACCCGCGCACGACTGCCATCTGGGACACCTTCGATTACGGCCAGGTCGAGGGCGACGTGAAACGTCTGCACCTGAAGATCGGCGAGTACGAGAAGGAGATCGGCTTCGACGAGTTCGACCCGACCGTGTTCGTCGAGAATCCCGAGGTGCCGGGGCGCGGCCACCCGCAGCCGGGCGGTCAGGCAGCCGATGATTAA